AGGCTCGTAATCAGGCCTGTCCATATAGATTGGACAGCTTTCCGTGGTTGGGTCTCGCCCCAATCCAGCCCACGGTCAGAGGCAAAAGTCAAGttgctctgtttctctctgCAACTTTTTCCCATTCAGACGAACTGGGGTCATTGGACGACGATGATGGGTCTTTCTCTGCCACCGAGTCCGAGTCAGCCACGCCATCTCCCTCAGTTGCGCGCCACGTATCAGTCTCCCCTCGTTGCCACGCAACCTCCTCACTCTCCGAAAGGCCTAGAAGGATTTGTCTTTCACCAGAAAATTTAGTGGAAAAGATGGCCAGCTTCCGAAACCAAACCAACCCCTCTGAAAAGCTCCCTGCTGACAGAATAGCTGACGCTGAGCTGGGTAGCTAGAAAGAAGCCATCTCCCGAGGCACATGACCCACAACTCACCACGCAATTCTCCTCAGCACCAATCCCGATTCATATTCACTTTCGTATTACGAATTCTTTGGCGCTCTCTGCTTCGCGCTACTGATCagaatctcctcttcttcttgcgCTTGCAAGACCATTAATTGATACCTTAACAAGTCCTTGGAACTTCTTTGCCCAAGTTGAATTTCGCAATCCATTCATTACTCAAGCCGTTATTTATCCAGAATTGTAACTTCTCCTCTTCCATTGAGTTGCCTTGGGAAGACAAAGTCGGCCTAACCCTTTCCTTTTCAATAAAAATCGAGACTTTACGGACGATATCCTCTTCCTGACAACAAATTCTCGCCTGTTTCATTGGAAGTGAGGGTTAGaatgaattgagagagagagagagagagagaagaggttaTAATTCTGAGGTGGGTATTTTGGTCGGATCAAGACCAGGCGTGCCTGCGACGTCTTCTTGGTTAGGCGCTGCGACAACAAGAGTTGATTTTGACGGTAAAGTACCCTCTGTTTCGAAGAAGATGGTCGGCGAAGGCAAAGAAAACTTGTCAGAGAAGAAATTCGTTTCGGACGTCGAGTTGGGTATTGGAGAGAGGGCTTTCTCTGCGGCTGGTGCTGCCATCATCTCCGCAATCATTGTCAACCCTCTCGATGTCGCCAAGGTATCTTGTTTCACTCGAAAACCATTCCGCAAGCTTTAATCAATTTCGGGGTGTGTTCTAATTTGATTACTACCATTCTTTTCCTGTGAGCTGAGCCCTgatttacccttttgttctcaTTTCGAGATTTTCACTGCTGTTTTAGCTGACTGATCGTATCTTGTTTAGATACCAATTGTAAATCTTGTCAAATTGTTGCCTTTCTTGTTCACATTGTTTTCcatggttattcctttgttcaCCACTACCAGGCCATTATCAGGCCATTCAAACTACTGCTATATATTTGTTTGTAATGGACTATTTCATAGGGAAGAATTGGGCTGTACTGATGATATTGTCATGTCTTAAACTCATATGTTTAAAGATGCGGGACTCCGTTTCTGTGGATACTCGATGTTCAACTTATGGATTGTGTAAAATTGCAGACAAGGTTGCAAGCTCAGGCTGCTGGAGTCCCTTTTAAGGGGCTGTGTCACATGTCCTCATTCGATTTGAATGTGGTATGTGTTTGTCTATCATATTTTTCCTGTATCCTCATCGGATAATTTCATTAGCAAATCCAATTTCTCCCAGGTGTGAGGGTGTATTAATCATGTATGTATATTGCATTGCTATTTAGATGCTTCCAGACTTAAGAAGTTACACATCATGCACACGTTCCGTATTTGACAATGAACCAGTGTGCCCTCCCGAATGTGGCCGGTATAAAGGGACTCTGGATGTCTTCTACAAAATCATACGCCAGGTTAGTTTGCTTTATGGTTTTGGAGCATATATTAGAAGCAGTATATGTCGCACAAGAACTAACGCGAAAAACACGTACTTAGGATGCTTCACTGTTTGATTCTGACTAAGGATTTTGTATAGATCTTTGGATGATAGTACTACTTGTTTATGCCTCACATAATTTTCTCGATTTTCTGCCAAGACAATTGAAAGCATGTATTGAGTGAAGTGTTTTGCTACAGAGCTTGAACATCCAAAATGGTGCCAAATTTTGTAGCTTCATAATGCATCTGAGCAATCAGCTTTCTGGGTACTGCCAAGTTTCAGAGTTCCCGCTTTTAGTTTCTCAGCTATGAATTTTGGATTGCATGTAGCTTCTAAAATAGCTAATTATAATTGCTCCAAGAATTTGTTGCTATAAACCCACCACTTTTGGACCACTCAAGTCACCACAACTGTATGCGTAGTTTGTAGATAATAGATCATCTGGAATTCTTATCAATAAAATGGTGCTTGAGGAGATTTAGTGTTGGAAACTGAACTGGGGCATTTGTGACTTCAGCCTCATTCTTTTTACGATCCAGCAGAAAAGATCAAGGCTCTGCCTATCTATAACGAAAACTGAGCTGGCAATTTTGTTGCATTCCAGTGTCATCTCACCAGTAAAATTTATTTGTGAACAATTGCCATAATGGCAATAACCAAACAATAAATGTACGCtacatgagaaattaatttcttgGGCTACAGGAGGGATTTTCAAGGCTGTGGAGAGGCACAACTGCAAGCTTGGCTTTGGCAGTGCCAACGGTAAGACTCCTATATGTCAAGAATCGTGCGAAACCTTTCTTGAGAAATACATGCTGATGGAAAATCCTTGTTGTTAATCAGGTGGGAATCTATTTGCCGTGCTATGATATCTTACGCAATGTGATGGAAGATTATACAACAGAACACATGCCAAGCTTGACACCATACATTCCATTGCTTGCAGGCTCAGCTGCTAGATCATTAGCCTGTATTTCTTGTTATCCTGTGGAAATGGCAAGAACGCGGATGCAGGTTCAGTTTTTACCTTGTCTCAACAGCTTTTTCAAGAGTCAATGCTGTTGTTTCATTGAATTCTTCTTTGGCTGGAGAGTAACTATCCATTATTGAGGACGTCCTTTCAATGTTCTTAGTCTGTtttcttaaacaaattttcttcTAAGCTAGTGAAGGTAAAGAAGTAGGGAGGACTGGTATCTTCTTCCCTTCATGTGTGTTCCTAAGTCAAGCTGTTTCACTGGCAACCAGACGGAACTGAAGTTTTAACAGCTATAAACACTTTTGTTGACTGATAGgcattcaaagaaatgaaaaatggtCCAAAACCTCCAGGAGTTTGGAAGACATTGCTTGAGGTCATTAACCCTGTCCGAAGCACAAACAGCCTTCAAAATTGTGAGTGTGGTTTTGACTTTTGTAACTCTCTCCCCCCTTGGAAAACAATTGCTGGTGAAAATTCATTATTCTGCCATCATTTTACTTACATAAGCATATTGATATGATTAATATCATGGTACAGTGCAAACCTTCCGCATTCTGTGGACTGGTCTTGGAGCACAACTCGCACGTGATGTTCCTTTTTCTGCAATCTGCTGGTCAACTCTCGAGACGGCAAGTTTTGGCCTCCCGTTTTTACtctcaataaaaaaattgatatttgctTGGATAGTTTTGCATCCTATCCGTAGATCAATGCCCTTGCCTTTCTGTACAGATCAGGCAGAAAATCTTTGAAATGGTTGGAGAGGAACCCAGTGCAGGCATTGTCCTTGGGACAAATTTTTCTGCTGGTTTTGTGGCCGGAACAATTGCAGCTGCTGCAACTTGTCCATTGGATGTGGCAAAGACAAGGCGGCAGATTGAGGTAGTTTTGATGTTGAGCTTCAAATGTACATACCAAATCATAAGCATGCTTGTCCATGTTCCATCTTAAGGTGTTTTGATCGGGAGATATCCATTTGAGGGATTGACAGATCGGCATTCATTTAGTAGATAGGTTTTGAATTAGGTTGTTACTAGAAGCCTTGTTGAGCTGGGAATGATTGTTCGTTGTCGCTAACTTTTTGCGTCCTTACAGAAGGATCCGACAAGGGCATTAAACGTGACAACAAGACAAACTTTAGCTGAAATATGGAGGTATGTTTTTGTGCTACTACACGGCAAGCATATATGTAATTTTGATGTGATGTATGTCTATATAAGCTCTTAAGGGTGATAGTTTTTCCTTCTGAGCCCGCCTGAGATATAGATCATATTAA
The sequence above is drawn from the Rhodamnia argentea isolate NSW1041297 chromosome 9, ASM2092103v1, whole genome shotgun sequence genome and encodes:
- the LOC115748658 gene encoding mitochondrial carrier protein MTM1-like; amino-acid sequence: MVGEGKENLSEKKFVSDVELGIGERAFSAAGAAIISAIIVNPLDVAKTRLQAQAAGVPFKGLCHMSSFDLNVMLPDLRSYTSCTRSVFDNEPVCPPECGRYKGTLDVFYKIIRQEGFSRLWRGTTASLALAVPTVGIYLPCYDILRNVMEDYTTEHMPSLTPYIPLLAGSAARSLACISCYPVEMARTRMQAFKEMKNGPKPPGVWKTLLEVINPVRSTNSLQNLQTFRILWTGLGAQLARDVPFSAICWSTLETIRQKIFEMVGEEPSAGIVLGTNFSAGFVAGTIAAAATCPLDVAKTRRQIEKDPTRALNVTTRQTLAEIWRDGGMKGLFAGVVPRVGRAGPSVGIVVSFYEVVKYCLHHRHTKDGGRG